Proteins from a single region of Acipenser ruthenus chromosome 31, fAciRut3.2 maternal haplotype, whole genome shotgun sequence:
- the LOC117397017 gene encoding phosphatidylinositol 4-phosphate 5-kinase-like protein 1 isoform X2, with protein MSQSEMDAQEPWSSRRSRTMRRKLMWNARQQWKLLGLFEIGKQHEFYEFTCMLKEGLAAAVQNSIDNPPPNELAEADFKMEVNQRHDGFKMRTFAGSVFSHFRQRLGMTEKEYQLSLSSKGLYLQFISNSKSKADFFLTNDKRFFLKTQNKKEVRFLLSNLRVYMEHLEKYPHSLIVKFLGVHRIKIPNQGKKYFIVMQSVFYPDERISERYDIKGCQVSRWTDPAPESSQEIVVLKDLNFEGKYICVDQQRAWLVRQMEIDSQFLQRLNVLDYSLLVAVQPLHVDERMKSQSFASLIIRTKQSVNGSSSLSFSVPGIVEEESAVLVSEMVCGTEQCQVREVHPGRPIPLQTLGAQSSVESKLQAQNRRLLPSFKNPLHVIDGPEARYFVGIVDIFTVYGFRKKLEYLWKCLRYRGQAFSTVSPDVYARRLCHWVESHSV; from the exons ATGAGTCAAAGCGAG ATGGACGCGCAGGAGCCCTGGTCCAGCCGCCGCTCCAGGACGATGAGAAGGAAGCTGATGTGGAATGCGCGGCAGCAGTGGAAGCTGCTCGGCCTGTTCGAGATCGGGAAGCAGCACGAGTTCTACGAGTTCACCTGCATGCTGAAGGAGGGGCTGGCAGCCGCCGTGCAGAACTCCATCGACAACCCGCCTCCG AATGAGCTCGCTGAAGCAGACTTCAAAATGGAAGTGAACCAGCGGCACGAT GGGTTTAAGATGCGGACGTTTGCCGGCTCGGTCTTTTCTCATTTCCGACAGAGGTTGGGAATGACGGAGAAGGAGTACCAGCTCTCCCTTTCGTCCAAAGGCTTGTACCTGCAGTTCATCAGCAACTCCAAGAGCAAGGCAGACTTCTTCCTGAC gaaCGACAAGAGGTTTTTCCTGAAAACGCAGAACAAAAAGGAGGTCCGATTTCTTCTCTCCAACCTGAGGGTTTACATGGAGCACCTGGAGAAGTACCCCCACTCTCTCATCGTCAAGTTTCTCG ggGTGCACAGGATCAAAATCCCAAATCAAGGAAAG AAGTACTTCATAGTGATGCAGAGTGTGTTTTACCCCGATGAAAGGATCAGTGAACG GTACGATATTAAGGGATGTCAAGTTAGCCGCTGGACAGATCCGGCCCCAGAGAGCAGCCAGGAGATCGTGGTGCTCAAAGATCTGAACTTCGAAGGAAAATACATCTGTGTGG ACCAGCAGCGCGCCTGGCTCGTCCGGCAGATGGAGATCGACAGCCAGTTCCTGCAGAGGCTCAACGTGCTGGACTACAGCCTCCTGGTGGCCGTCCAGCCGCTGCACGTGGACGAGAGGATGAAGAGCCAGTCCTTCGCCAGCCTCATCATTCGCACAAAGCA GTCGGTGAATGGAAGCAGCAGCCTCAGTTTCTCAGTGCCGGGGATCGTGGAGGAGGAGTCGGCGGTGCTGGTGTCGGAGATGGTGTGCGGCACGGAGCAGTGCCAGGTGAGGGAGGTGCACCCGGGCAGACCCATCCCCCTGCAGACTCTGGGGGCCCAGTCCAGCGTCGAGTCCAAACTGCAGGCCCAGAACCGCAGGCTGCTGCCCAGCTTCAAGAACCCCCTGCACGTCATCGACGGGCCCGAGGCACGCTACTTTGTGGGGATCGTCGACATCTTTACCGTCTACGGCTTCAGGAAGAAACTGGAGTACCTGTGGAAGTGCCTCCGGTACAGAGGACAGGCCTTCTCCACCGTCAGTCCGGACGTGTACGCCAGGCGGCTGTGCCACTGGGTGGAGTCTCACTCTGTGTAG
- the LOC117397017 gene encoding phosphatidylinositol 4-phosphate 5-kinase-like protein 1 isoform X1 gives MVSTLNTSVTEDDQTSSETAGERTCLTRARRRRRFYSEGDTKLSFRKSAMDAQEPWSSRRSRTMRRKLMWNARQQWKLLGLFEIGKQHEFYEFTCMLKEGLAAAVQNSIDNPPPNELAEADFKMEVNQRHDGFKMRTFAGSVFSHFRQRLGMTEKEYQLSLSSKGLYLQFISNSKSKADFFLTNDKRFFLKTQNKKEVRFLLSNLRVYMEHLEKYPHSLIVKFLGVHRIKIPNQGKKYFIVMQSVFYPDERISERYDIKGCQVSRWTDPAPESSQEIVVLKDLNFEGKYICVDQQRAWLVRQMEIDSQFLQRLNVLDYSLLVAVQPLHVDERMKSQSFASLIIRTKQSVNGSSSLSFSVPGIVEEESAVLVSEMVCGTEQCQVREVHPGRPIPLQTLGAQSSVESKLQAQNRRLLPSFKNPLHVIDGPEARYFVGIVDIFTVYGFRKKLEYLWKCLRYRGQAFSTVSPDVYARRLCHWVESHSV, from the exons ATGGTTTCCACTTTAAATACGAGTGTAACCGAGGATGACCAGACGAGCAGTGAAACAGCCGGGGAGCGAACGTGTTTAACCCGGGCAAGAAGAAGAAGGAGATTCTACTCGGAAGGAGATACCAAACTTTCCTTCAGAAAATCAGCG ATGGACGCGCAGGAGCCCTGGTCCAGCCGCCGCTCCAGGACGATGAGAAGGAAGCTGATGTGGAATGCGCGGCAGCAGTGGAAGCTGCTCGGCCTGTTCGAGATCGGGAAGCAGCACGAGTTCTACGAGTTCACCTGCATGCTGAAGGAGGGGCTGGCAGCCGCCGTGCAGAACTCCATCGACAACCCGCCTCCG AATGAGCTCGCTGAAGCAGACTTCAAAATGGAAGTGAACCAGCGGCACGAT GGGTTTAAGATGCGGACGTTTGCCGGCTCGGTCTTTTCTCATTTCCGACAGAGGTTGGGAATGACGGAGAAGGAGTACCAGCTCTCCCTTTCGTCCAAAGGCTTGTACCTGCAGTTCATCAGCAACTCCAAGAGCAAGGCAGACTTCTTCCTGAC gaaCGACAAGAGGTTTTTCCTGAAAACGCAGAACAAAAAGGAGGTCCGATTTCTTCTCTCCAACCTGAGGGTTTACATGGAGCACCTGGAGAAGTACCCCCACTCTCTCATCGTCAAGTTTCTCG ggGTGCACAGGATCAAAATCCCAAATCAAGGAAAG AAGTACTTCATAGTGATGCAGAGTGTGTTTTACCCCGATGAAAGGATCAGTGAACG GTACGATATTAAGGGATGTCAAGTTAGCCGCTGGACAGATCCGGCCCCAGAGAGCAGCCAGGAGATCGTGGTGCTCAAAGATCTGAACTTCGAAGGAAAATACATCTGTGTGG ACCAGCAGCGCGCCTGGCTCGTCCGGCAGATGGAGATCGACAGCCAGTTCCTGCAGAGGCTCAACGTGCTGGACTACAGCCTCCTGGTGGCCGTCCAGCCGCTGCACGTGGACGAGAGGATGAAGAGCCAGTCCTTCGCCAGCCTCATCATTCGCACAAAGCA GTCGGTGAATGGAAGCAGCAGCCTCAGTTTCTCAGTGCCGGGGATCGTGGAGGAGGAGTCGGCGGTGCTGGTGTCGGAGATGGTGTGCGGCACGGAGCAGTGCCAGGTGAGGGAGGTGCACCCGGGCAGACCCATCCCCCTGCAGACTCTGGGGGCCCAGTCCAGCGTCGAGTCCAAACTGCAGGCCCAGAACCGCAGGCTGCTGCCCAGCTTCAAGAACCCCCTGCACGTCATCGACGGGCCCGAGGCACGCTACTTTGTGGGGATCGTCGACATCTTTACCGTCTACGGCTTCAGGAAGAAACTGGAGTACCTGTGGAAGTGCCTCCGGTACAGAGGACAGGCCTTCTCCACCGTCAGTCCGGACGTGTACGCCAGGCGGCTGTGCCACTGGGTGGAGTCTCACTCTGTGTAG
- the LOC131702909 gene encoding dolichol phosphate-mannose biosynthesis regulatory protein-like isoform X1 — MASGVDQAVGMGLVGFSLLLFIYYTLWVIVLPFVDSDHVIHGYFLPREYSVILPGIAALLLVLFVGTFIAVVMWKNRKPKKTQ; from the exons GCGTCAGGTGTGGACCAGGCAGTGGGGATGGGGCTGGTGGGCTTCAGCCTGCTCCTCTTCATATACTACACACTGTGGGTTATCGTTCTg CCCTTTGTAGACAGCGATCACGTGATCCACGGCTACTTCCTGCCCCGAGAGTACTCCGTCATACTGCCGGGCATTGCTGCTCTCCTTCTCGTTTTATTTGTTG GGACGTTTATCGCGGTGGTAATGTGGAAGAACAGAAAACCAAAGAAGACACAGTGA
- the LOC131702909 gene encoding dolichol phosphate-mannose biosynthesis regulatory protein-like isoform X2 — translation MGLVGFSLLLFIYYTLWVIVLPFVDSDHVIHGYFLPREYSVILPGIAALLLVLFVGTFIAVVMWKNRKPKKTQ, via the exons ATGGGGCTGGTGGGCTTCAGCCTGCTCCTCTTCATATACTACACACTGTGGGTTATCGTTCTg CCCTTTGTAGACAGCGATCACGTGATCCACGGCTACTTCCTGCCCCGAGAGTACTCCGTCATACTGCCGGGCATTGCTGCTCTCCTTCTCGTTTTATTTGTTG GGACGTTTATCGCGGTGGTAATGTGGAAGAACAGAAAACCAAAGAAGACACAGTGA